TCCCAAAGCTGAGGCAGCGTGGGGCGGCACGGCGTGCCACCGGCGCACTCAGCCAGAAGCGTATCGAGGATGTACACATCCGGCATCAGTCCAGCCGGGCCGGGAATGGCCTGGTGGAACTTTTGCAGGCGGAACTGCTGGTTGACGAACGTGCCGGTTTTTTCAAACACGGTCAGCGTCGGCAGAAGCACACGAGCGAGGTCGGACGTGCCGTTGCGGTGCGTGCCCAGGTAAATGACGTTGGCCTTCTTCAGAAGCTCGGGCGGCAGGCCCGCGGGAATCAGGTCCTCGCCATAGCTGACGATGGTCTTGATCTCACCGGCTTCGAGCTGGCTGCGAAGCTTGCTCAGG
The nucleotide sequence above comes from Verrucomicrobiota bacterium JB022. Encoded proteins:
- a CDS encoding molybdopterin-dependent oxidoreductase; this encodes LSKLRSQLEAGEIKTIVSYGEDLIPAGLPPELLKKANVIYLGTHRNGTSDLARVLLPTLTVFEKTGTFVNQQFRLQKFHQAIPGPAGLMPDVYILDTLLAECAGGTPCRPTLPQLWEELSSRVELLKDVQFNKIPETGLLLDGSAYASLPFCEGLSWHYEPEAELAASSKF